The Triticum dicoccoides isolate Atlit2015 ecotype Zavitan unplaced genomic scaffold, WEW_v2.0 scaffold112972, whole genome shotgun sequence genome includes a region encoding these proteins:
- the LOC119343023 gene encoding uncharacterized protein LOC119343023 produces MGNSGSTAPASLGKTHVPHFKWKVHDFSALLEMKATSAFSAAFDCSGYKWLLQVTPKHKQDVKGNPYVALSLKIAHACLELGHIVHAVFELSIFNHSKEKYCGCKASYNFDFKNAYSEQHCLIPLQELLKSSAFLVDDSCVFGVKILKIDVSSPEKKAVVVQKKATTVQNLFVQKKGFIKGTYTWTMNNFLELDLKHFVRSPTFEVGGHKWYIGMYPRGDKYSTDCLSLYLFVDTSDEVPSESGKVVEMTLSILNQKNGKYWTRTSGLWVCGHSWGWPNFTGLKKLKDPSAGYVVGSRCLVKADLAIVGSSNDVT; encoded by the exons ATGGGCAACTCCGGGAGCACAG CTCCTGCAAGCTTAGGAAAGACCCATGTTCCACATTTCAAATGGAAGGTCCATGACTTCTCAGCGCTACTTGAGATGAAGGCTACCTCAGCGTTCTCTGCTGCTTTTGACTGCTCTGGATACAAGTG GCTCCTGCAAGTGACTCCAAAGCACAAGCAAGATGTTAAGGGAAATCCATACGTGGCTCTTTCTCTTAAGATAGCCCACGCATGCTTGGAGCTAGGTCACATTGTGCATGCAGTGTTCGAGTTGTCAATATTCAACCATTCAAAAGAAAAGTATTGTGGATGCAAAG CTAGCTACAATTTTGATTTCAAGAATGCCTACTCGGAGCAGCATTGCTTGATTCCTCTTCAAGAGCTACTGAAATCATCTgcttttctagttgatgatagctgTGTCTTTGGTGTGAAGATATTAAAAATTGATGTCTCTTCTCCTGAAAAGAAAGCTGTTGTGGTTCAGAAGAAGGCTACCACAGTTCAGAATCTATTTGTCCAGAAGAAGGGGTTCATTAAAGGGACATACACTTGGACCATGAACAATTTCCTTGAATTGGACTTGAAGCACTTCGTCCGTTCTCCTACATTTGAAGTTGGCGGACATAAATG GTATATCGGCATGTATCCGCGTGGTGACAAGTACAGCACTGATTGCCTcagcttgtacttattcgtggataccTCGGATGAGGTACCTTCAGAGTCTGGGAAGGTGGTTGAAATGACACTCTCCATCTTGAACCAAAAGAATGGGAAATACTGGACTAGAACTTCAG GTCTCTGGGTATGTGGACATAGTTGGGGATGGCCTAACTTCACTGGGctcaagaaactcaaggacccgtcGGCAGGCTATGTTGTGGGATCCAGATGCCTTGTTAAGGCAGATCTCGCCATCGTTGGTTCATCCAATGATGTTACCTAA